The Lolium perenne isolate Kyuss_39 chromosome 6, Kyuss_2.0, whole genome shotgun sequence genome segment AAACATCGAGCAGTTGGTTGCTGAGCTTGAGAAGGACTTGGCTCTGTAGGTTATAGCCCTGACAATACAGTTTGCTACCCCAAACCTGATACTCACACTTAGTTTCAACTGTTGTAAAAGATGATGACATAGGGTATTAGTTCCGTATGTGTATCTAACATTACTGGAATAATATCAAAGTGTTTATCACAACTTCAATCTCAGAAAAGAAAATTCTTTATGACAACTTCAGACCCCACTGATGTGAACCACACCAGAGGCGCTAGTGATCGGTACATTAGGGGAGTACTTCTGTACTTGCCTAGGTTTCTTGGCCTGGTATCTTAATCCTCGCGTTCATGATATCTACATGGCGTTTAGCATTCCTTGCCTAGGTTTCTTGATCTGGTATCCTAATTCCCGCGTTCATGATCTACATGGCGTTAAGCACACCTAGCGGTATGCACAGAGTTGTGATGATCGTGGAGTAGACCTCAGCATCCTACCAACCCTCTTCTTTACCAGGGAACTTGAGAATTCCCACTACTTTTGGCAGGCTAGGGCCCACCAAGAGTTAGCTTGAGTCGGTTGGTGTATCTTGAACAAAGAGAGGAGAACAGATTCTACACTGTTGCAATGCCCAGAGATACGTGTTGCAGAACAGTGTCATGTTCTCCGTTTGAGAGGAAACGAATAACCGAAAAGCAGAAGTGCAGTGTTTGATTGCTGCATTACAAAATTGCATTCGCATTCCTACTGCGAATTAAGAGCAAGTTCGCATGTACTACAGAGAAATCATCACTCATGATTTCATCTTCTTGAATGTTGCTGTCGTTCCATCCTTGCTGATCACAGAGCTAGCTTTTCTAGGAATGCCACGAGTCTGGCTCTCTTCTCTGGAAGAGCTGGTTGCACGGTCCCTTCCTTTTTGGCTCATGAATTCTCTGAATGATGGTATCTTGGGAAGTTCCATGGGACCGATTGCACTATCCCTTCTTGCTTCACTGACGAATTGTCCAGATGATGACATCCTGGAGCGCTCCATATTTTCAGTCGAAGCTGCAGTCTTCACAGACTCATTAGAAGGCTGGGGTTCTCCTGCATTTTTACCCAAGCCATCTGGGGCGACGCAAGGGGAGCTGGAGGCTGCATCCTGATCGCTGGTCTGGCCAGTTAGGGCTTTGAGGCGATCATGAATCTGGTCAGAACTTGAAGATGCCAGCCACCGAACCGTGGCGGCTATCTGAGAGTTGTAGaacgttttccccactttctgATACTTCTTGAAGGACTCTGCTTCAAGGTGTGTGGCAGAAGCCTCTTCGGTGATCCTGAAAGTGTGCACAATGTAGTAagtaaataaaaaaaaaaaatctgtcaCAGTATGAACTATGAAGGGATAAGTTTTGAAATGCCCAATTGTGAAACTATATTTCTAACTGTAGGAAGCTGGGAGCAGACAGACCTACCGTAGATTGCCAAGGCGCAGCTTTGCTTGTCCAAGGGAACCCAACAATCTTTTCCTGCTTGCATCTCTTAGAGCCTGAGATATGCTCTTCTTGTCACTAAGCTTGTCACCCTATTATATCACCAGTTGAAGTTTCTCACTACTTATAAAGCTTGATCAAGGGGTATGTTTACAACGTGAAAACAGGTTTACCAAATTCGCAAGAACCATAAAAAAAGGTAGCGGCTGAAGCACCTGCTGTTTAGGCGGGCCTTTGGCTTGAAAATAAGCATTTTCAGCACGCTCCAAGGCATCAAGTTTTGCTTCCAAACCTCTTTCCGATGAAAACTTTGACATGGCAATGTCGCTCACTACCACATCATCATCTGCGATTCATCAATACCAGCCGCTATAATGCACTCCACTCTATGCAAATCTAACTGCGTAATATTATTGATGCGAAGAGGAAAAGAGAGTGATTATTCTACCATCAGAATCTGATATTTCTTCAGCTGATGCGCTTACATCATCTTCACGATTCCAAAATTCTGTGTCCAAGTGTTTCGGATTAGCTGATGAGCTGTTATGAAGATGAGAAGTTTTACTTCATAAGTAAATTGttgagaaaaacaaaaaaaaagaataaaTGCACAGTGACCCCCACATACCTTTTGAATACTGGAGAGATCTTGTTAAAGCGGCAATTGGGCACACGACGAAGTTCCTCCAAACACGAGGACACTTGATTTGGGTGCTTGCAAGCATCACATGAGCGTTGGCATAAAGTTGGCTGtacctgctccattttaaaatattAACATGCAATAACACAGCAGAAACGCTAGCCAGTTTGGAATTAATGTTGTACCTTTTCTCCAAAGCTCTCAATGATCTTTTTTCGTCGACAGCTAGGACTTTCACAATATTCAACTATCTGTGCAAGGAGAGGCAAAATATAATTGAATGAAATATACTGCATGGTCCAGTATACCAATACAATGTATGGTTATAACCTGACTAAAGTCGGCTAGGGCCTTCTGTGAAAGCTCAGTCGAAGAGGAAGACGGCTGTTGTTTTTTACTGCTGCTGTTTCTCAAAATAAATTCCTGTTAAACCACAGAAGCCTCAGTTTTGACGTCCAGAATGGCATACTGTATCATGTACACTTAATTACCATTCTCCTTCGGTCCTCTAATCCATAATATAAAACACTCTTGGAAGGCTGTTGGTCACGGCCAGCTCGTCCAGACTCCTGGTAGAAAGATTCCATCGACTTAGGCAAGTTGAAATGGCATACAATGCGGACATCTTGTCTATCAATACCCTGAAAAAAGATGAATAGCGGCAATCTATTAGCAAAGCACCACTGCAGAAAGAGTTGCGAAACATAATGCAAGTAGAGTATTACATACCATTCTGTGGAACAGTATACACATAACAATCCAAACGAAGCCCCAAACCCGAAAAGGCAATACACCAGAAAACAAAGTATGAATCTAGAGTTAAAATTAAAGTATAATATTGGTGTAAGCAAAGATAAACTATACTACAAACAGGAAGGTGCATAGATAAAGATAAAGATCTACTCTCGAATTCATGGACATGGAATCAGCATGTCATATGCCAGAAATGACCTTTACATTTACAAAGATGCAGAAAGAAGCTATACCCAAATGCCACAGTTGCAACAACAACTTGAGTTCTTGATGAAAGCCAGTCATCAAGAACAGCACTTCGCACCTTGCTATTCAAGCCAGCATGATAAGCTGATAAGGAGCAACAAATAACTCATGAGTGCTTCTGCACAACAGTCCTAATAGGTCTTGGACTTGTCATTAAGATTAACTTACCAGCACAAGAGATACCCTGCTCTGACAAATGCATAGTTAGATCATCACAAGCAGCACGCTCAAGACAATATATAATTGAGCAAACATTTCCACTGGACTTCAGTAAATTTGATATATCAGCATAAACATTGTCAAGAAGATCCTTGTAACGAACTGCAAAATTGGTTCATGATTAACAGTTAACACTTCAGAGAATAGAGCATAGAGGCAGAAAACCAGGTAAAATAGGTACAGCGATCAATCAATAACAAGAGCCATGTGTTCTAGTCACTAGGAAACAAATGAACTGAAGAATAATGCATAGTCCTGGAGCAATGGCAATCATAGTTTCACGAAAAGGGCAAAAGAAATACGTTTAGAAAGTGCAAAGGAAAATAACAGTGGGGATGCCAAGAAAACAAGGATTTCAGTCGTTGAAAATGATCAAGGAAGTCAAAAAATAATACCTTCATAGAATATATTAGGTCGATTAAAAGAGGCTTTAAGAATTACTGGGTTTTGCAAGCACAATGATGATATCACATCGTTCTGGACTCTGGAGAAAAAAAAAGCTGAACAAATGAGACCATACTAAATATTATGATCAAAGGAGAGCACTTATTACGCGGAACTGTACTGAGGAATGCAGGTACTGATCATTAACAGGGTAATGTATTACTTTGGAACAGCAGTTGCAGTCAAAGCCAATATAGGGATATCTGGGAACTGCTTCCTCAATGATGAAATTTTGCGGTAGCTAGGTCTGCATTTCATAGAAACAACAGATTAAATATTACATAGAAAGGATGAATGCTGCAATTCATTTTACCATTAAAACAAGAAGGGTTCAACGGGCTAAAGGCATATAGTCAGATCAAACACAGAAACAAATGCATACCTGAAATCATGGCCCCAAGTTGAAATACAATGAGCCTGTGGAGAGGGAGAAAAAAAGGAACCACAAGTTTTTAGAAGAGATCTAAGAAAAACATGATGTTATTGAAGGAGTAGAAGTGTTTGTTTAATTTGGACCTCGTCAATAGCAACAAGGCCAAGAAGGCCTCTGTTATAGAGCTTTGTTAGCTTTTCCTTGAACCCGTATGTTGCAACTAACTCAGGAGTAACATACAGCAATTTTATAGAAGGAAAGCCAGAATCGAGATCTTCATGTATCTGATGAAACAGCATATATTTAAAATTGTGAAGTAAAGAAAAGAAGAGCTAGCACGCAGACATTCATTTTGTAGATCCTAGAGATGGAGATCAAGTTCATTATTAAGAGTATGAACTCCATTTCTCGGGGATTAATACAGCCTGAATATCAAGTGCACCACCTCAGCCAGTATGAATTTATAGGGTCAAGACGTCAGTTGCCACATTTAAAAGAAATGAGGATTTCTCTACGttaccttgtttttattttggGTTGTTTGTGTCGAAGAGAGAAATTCAGCTGGAATACCTTTACTTTTCAAGCTGGTAACCTGATTCTCCTGTAAATTTAATAAGCAGACCACATGATGTTCAAAGGCATCACCAAGATTCAGGGATAATAACAGAAAAAAGAGGAGGGAGGATAATACAACATACCATCAGAGCTAACCAGTATATTTTACAACAAATCAACAAACTGTTAGTATAGCTCAAAAATTATGTACATACATTCATTCCAAGTACAGTAGATTTCGTGGAAGTAGAGAATCTGGCTGAATTTACCTATTAAGGGTGAGATAACAAGAACAATGCCTGCCTTCACTAGAGCAGGGATCTGGTAGCACATGGACTTGCCACCCCCAGTCGGCATCAAACAGAAGCAATCCCTTCCTGCAAATTAGTTGTTGCACATATTGAACAGGGATCATAACGGCACAAAGGAATCAGCAGGAGACAATGAAGACCATGAACTTATCAACATTCCAAGTGGTAAACACAAATGCAGAATCAAGGACAGgggcaggacctgaaagaacagccTCTATAGCCTCTAGTTGCCTTCCTCGAAACTCCGAGTACCCAAAATATTGCTTCAAGACGTTCTCCAGATCCTTTGGAGATTTCGCCCCGTGCCTCGAGCCTGCCGACCCGCCTTTCAGGGGGAGTGCCTTCTTCATTTTTGGCTGCAGCACTGAAAGCATTAGAACTGGTACACGAGTGTGGCCTAACCATCTGGACTGCTGCAATTGTGGTAGAATCAGTATGACCATTATTTCATTTTAAGTTTCGCGGTTGATGATCACAACCATACCGCCGCCTATTATAGATCAACCCAGGGCTCAGTCTGCCAATCCACAAAGACAAATCGCGCAAAACTAAGGTGAAAACTACCGTTCTACCTAATCAATCCGCGCGAGTTGCGCCACTGCCAACCCAATCGGAACCGAGATGAATGGGGGAGGAATCGATAAGCAAAGCCCGGCCCGGATGGTTTCCCCAAGCGCGGCTGGAAACGAGGTCTTAGGGTTCGGGGAATTGAGGCGGAGATGGCGAGAGATGTACCTCCGGTGGGGCTGTCGGCGATGCGATGGAGCGGCGCCGGCACGGGCGGCGGCGTGGCGTCCCGCGCTCCCGCCTGACCTGAGCCTGAGGAACTTTCAGAGCGGCGGGGCGGCTCGCATAGCACACTACTTCCCTGTGCCGTACGGACGGTACCGTCCGTGTTCACGACCTTGAACAATGGATTTGGATTCGAATCTCTGAAAATCCGGtttgtttgagaaaattgaaaaaACCAACCACCACAATTCATGACATTCTAAGAAAAAATATCACCGTTTTCAATTCTTTTTTGCAAATAACCACCGGTATTGGTTAATAGAGTGACAAAAAACACTGATACATTGTTGAACGTAGTTAAACACTGTTTGTAACCGGTGGGATCCGCCGCAAGGGATGAGGTGGCATGAATATTTTCGTAGACTAAAATGGCCTATAAAAGCATCTTATATTTTAAAACAAATAAAGTACTAATTTCATAGTATCCCAAAAGCTTTGTTGTGACGGAGTTTTGTTGGTAAGATAGAGAAGAATGGACAAGGTGTTTTTGAAACTAGGTGCATATGCTCCTAATTTTTGAAACACATATAAACACATTTTAAAATATcaaaaaattctgtaaaaaatgTGGCACCTACATATCGTTGTTCTATGTGCTCGCAAAGTTGTTTTGCCAAAATCTAATTTTTTGTGTCATATGTAGACAAAATTCGATGCAAAAAGAAGCTCTTCACCGTATATttctttatcttttttacatGGGACACACAAAAAATCGATTTTCCACGGAAATTGGTGTGCATGCATCGAATATCAATACGTACATGTGGAATTTTTGTTTagttttttttgacattttaaaatatttttcggtggcaggagcatatgcacATTGCATCAAAATTGCATTTCCAGAGAAGAATGCCATTCCGAATACTCATGTGGATGGCGTATAGTAGCAAAATAGAAACAAAAGGTTTCCCGGATTGAATTGTAACATTATATTTCCATGTAAAAGTGATTATTGCCAACTTTGTGGTGAATCTCCATATGCAAATCACATATTTTTTCACTAGCGCTATATATCCTCTTATTAATTCAGCAGAAATTATATCTACTCTTCTACTTAGTTTTTGCATGGACATACAGATAAATTATTCCCATAGTTTTATCATGTGATTATTAAGATACTCTCATTTATACAAGTGACTATCATTGTATAAATGAACTATTGTTACAAGTAAGTATCATCGTATATAGTTCACAAGTTCAACAAAAATAAGTAGTTTAAATGTCTTTATCGAGATTCCGAATACCACGGGTCTGTTAAATGTACGGATTATTAAATTTCTATTGCATTGGTGTAATATTCTTCATACGAAATACTAGTATTTTTTAAATCTTTTATGTCAGACCAAGTGACGAAGTTTGATAGAGATTGTTGTGGGGTCCAATAACACCAATCGTGCTGAGTAATTTTAAAATTTTAGCATAAATATTATAGATATCTTTAACAAATTTTATtgagtggtggtggtgggggctccTGGCTATAGGAAGCTCCGCTACTGTGAACAAGAAGCTCTTGGTGTCTTGTCACTGTACGCCCCCCAAAATGTGTGGACTAGCCATGACTATCTTGTCACTTTCTCAATCTGAAGCACAAGTACTAGAGTTGTTACTTGTAAATGTTGTGCACCAAGTGGCATGCATAATAATTTGCACCAAATATTTTTCTTCATATCTCGGGTTTCATCGGAACGCATCGGGTCAATCATCAAATCTTTCTCCGTATATCCTCTCTCTTAATAGCCAACTTTGTTTCGCGTCTTATTTCTTCATTTGACTCGGCAAATGAGTTCTCTCCAACAAACTCTAACGTGTAACTTTAATTTAGGGATGATGGGTTAACCGGTACATTGAGAGATATGCAAGCATGGATCTAGGTTGAAAATGACATATCAATGTATTGGATCAACAACCGATTAGGCTATGCGCGCCAAACGAGCTAAAACATTATTCAAGATCATTGAAATTATGAGATATGTAAAAGGTGCTCTTTCGCTTTCAAAAAATCATGCGATGTTCGATCTTGTAGGTGCCTGCAACAGAACGGATGAAGATTCATAGGCGTGAAGGATACCTAGCTAAAACTTTTAGTAATGTTAAAATTTCAGCATAAATATTACAGATATTTTTAAGGAATTGTATTGAGGAGGGTGGGGAAGGGGGGCAATGGCCCTCCCGACATAAGGCTCCATGGATTGATTGAATTCTCCTTGCCCCGACCCCCTCGTCTTATTTTCCTACCGCCGGCTCACGAAccaacaaaaaaaagaaaaaaacccaTTACACCCGAATACCACTGTAGGTTGGTTTCGTTACCATATACTACGTATACGTTAGCGCAGCTGCTGCAAACCACAATTAGTTCCTTCATAATTAATTTTGCGTTCCATTCAACATATTTCTAGTCCGATTGCTATATCGCCAACTAACACACACGGGCACACCAAAAAAGCCTCATCTTTAGTTGAGACGAATTTGGTATAAATTCACAAGAAGTAATGCTAATAACACTGAAACTGACCGCTTAGCTGATTGACCATGACACTCGATCCAAATCATTCTTATCCATTCGGTTGGTAacacaaattatgttatctactaAGCTGAAAATTAAGACCAGAGTGATGGTTAATATTACCATTTTGTTCCAATTCTGTAATTTTACCGCGCTCAACAACAACACATAGGCTCAACCTAGTTCAGGAAACAATAGTTCAGAGCTTACCGTACGTCCGTAAGAGTATGCGCACAAAATAAGATGcttataattttttttgttaaGCACTAGCATTTATTTATATAATAGAGAGGCTCAGTTAGATGTATGTCTAGCGTAAATAAGCACTAGTGTTTAGATAAAAACTAATTTATTTCACTAAATATCTCTCTAAGCACCTTCCATTATATGTGTGCTTCCACTAGCTAAACGAGCCAAAATACGCATACACGCCGCGCACGTATGCACCGATCGcagcattttttcgataaagaatgcTTTATTACTTTGAGAAGCAATtatatccagcctctgcataaccaggatgcacatagCCGTTCAAGAGTCTGAAGTCATAAACGTATAAAAAcactaggcgagatacatatcgAAACGATAAATCATATAACGTCTAAGGTGAGGGTGGTGCTGCTatccgtagattatgctgccacccatgtagggaaaaagtatccctcgccgtagcctccaaccgtgtacagacctccgtaaataggtcttggTTCTTCTTTATCCGCTGAAGAGGTAATCACGAACGGAAAATatatgtacatctgtagatgacctgcaacaaagaacattttttatcgttaaaaatcttgtcatttctacttagccaaaccgcccccaccctaagaagcaacttaaaccttggatCGATAtcgtgaagccaattgccaaagacattggccacactggtgggaggatacagggtagacgctacttggatgactgaccatatagatctcgcaaaatgACACTGAAAAAAAAGTGTTTAATGGTTTTATCATGATGAAAGAAAACACACCGTgaacttccgtgccaattccgcttaataaGATTATCTTTGGTAACAATAACGCCTCGGCGGTGATACCATCcaaaaaaattaatttttaattgtatcttcatcttccaaattttcttattattatcaaccggTATATCTGAATGAAGAatcgcattgtataaagatttgacTGAGAAAGTGCCGTCTACATGAAGATTTCATCTAAACTCGTCTGGATCAGATCTCCCAGCCGGTGAATTAGATCATTCCATGCCTGTAGCCTTTGTCCAATCAAAACTCAGCATaggcactacaggaatggcgacgtacgccgacggccgtggcatacgccgacggccaattgTCGGGGTCGTCGGCGTATAGCCCGGCACGGCCAGCCACAACAAAAAGGACACGCAAAGACGCTCAAGTTAGGTGATAAACACGCTTTATAACGTCCCTACAGTGCTGTAGAGTCGCTTTTGTAAAACGTCCTAGCAGCGTCTGCTTATGCACCGTCTCAGGATTTGTAAGGACGCATTTAAAGCATGTCTAATATACATGAGACGTTTAAAAAAGCGTGCATATCCTTGTAGAGACGTTCTACTAAATTCCCTCCCATATCGTCTCTAAAATACATAATGGCGTCCTTAGGAATCTTAAGACGTTATCTTTATTTTCATAAAATGATTTTTTCCTTGCCGCAATCAGTTTCTCGCCTTATGTAAAGATAATCATATCTTCATACTATCATGGACCATAATACGGCAGAAAAGTATAGTGCACTATTCGGAAAAGGTAGTTATTTCCCATAGCAACAATACTTTACAATTGAACGGTACATTTGTCAAAGAATTACAACTTGACCAGACAAAATCCTCCAAATATTTATATAGTTTTTCTAACAAGTTCGAAATCAGTCTATAAGCTTGTCCATGGAGAAACGGGTACATCGTCTCGCCATTGCTCATCTCCCCATTGCTCTACAGTAGATTTGCCTTGCAATCTCCTATTGTGTTAAATCTTTACAAACAATTATGCT includes the following:
- the LOC127305720 gene encoding ATP-dependent DNA helicase Q-like 3, which codes for MKKALPLKGGSAGSRHGAKSPKDLENVLKQYFGYSEFRGRQLEAIEAVLSGRDCFCLMPTGGGKSMCYQIPALVKAGIVLVISPLIALMENQVTSLKSKGIPAEFLSSTQTTQNKNKIHEDLDSGFPSIKLLYVTPELVATYGFKEKLTKLYNRGLLGLVAIDEAHCISTWGHDFRPSYRKISSLRKQFPDIPILALTATAVPKVQNDVISSLCLQNPVILKASFNRPNIFYEVRYKDLLDNVYADISNLLKSSGNVCSIIYCLERAACDDLTMHLSEQGISCAAYHAGLNSKVRSAVLDDWLSSRTQVVVATVAFGYSFFLLPLFIFFQGIDRQDVRIVCHFNLPKSMESFYQESGRAGRDQQPSKSVLYYGLEDRRRMEFILRNSSSKKQQPSSSSTELSQKALADFSQIVEYCESPSCRRKKIIESFGEKVQPTLCQRSCDACKHPNQVSSCLEELRRVPNCRFNKISPVFKSSSANPKHLDTEFWNREDDVSASAEEISDSDDDDVVVSDIAMSKFSSERGLEAKLDALERAENAYFQAKGPPKQQGDKLSDKKSISQALRDASRKRLLGSLGQAKLRLGNLRITEEASATHLEAESFKKYQKVGKTFYNSQIAATVRWLASSSSDQIHDRLKALTGQTSDQDAASSSPCVAPDGLGKNAGEPQPSNESVKTAASTENMERSRMSSSGQFVSEARRDSAIGPMELPKIPSFREFMSQKGRDRATSSSREESQTRGIPRKASSVISKDGTTATFKKMKS